The proteins below are encoded in one region of Pseudomonas putida NBRC 14164:
- a CDS encoding (R)-mandelonitrile lyase, giving the protein MVGPSQFFTGAVRIDPVWPANSGISASGSFVTFEPGARSAWHTHPAGQRLVVTSGVGLTQQWGGLIQELRPGDVVWCPPGIKHWHGAAPTTSMTHLAVTATAEGNNVHWMEKVTDEQYSGPRAQ; this is encoded by the coding sequence ATGGTTGGCCCCTCTCAATTCTTCACCGGTGCCGTGAGAATTGATCCGGTGTGGCCTGCGAACTCGGGTATTAGCGCCTCGGGTAGCTTCGTGACATTCGAGCCGGGGGCACGTTCCGCATGGCATACCCATCCTGCCGGCCAGCGGCTGGTGGTCACTTCGGGGGTTGGCCTGACTCAACAATGGGGAGGCCTTATCCAGGAACTTCGTCCTGGGGATGTCGTGTGGTGCCCGCCAGGCATTAAGCATTGGCATGGAGCTGCCCCCACAACGAGCATGACGCACCTGGCTGTTACAGCTACAGCTGAAGGTAATAATGTCCATTGGATGGAGAAAGTGACCGATGAACAATACAGCGGGCCGCGTGCTCAGTAA
- a CDS encoding helix-turn-helix domain-containing protein: MPLRHSLAAVLQSLRTQQGLSQQEISGLLRQQTISELEAASFTATIDTVRDLAISLGISPATLFAMVIAAENQQTTHQVLIDAIVEAEALGRANEIMERRPREIEHPRVTAAREKWKAVQALKKDGLTQAEVARALGYSKGTVWRLWEREPGS, encoded by the coding sequence ATGCCGCTACGCCACTCTCTCGCTGCCGTGCTCCAGTCGCTCCGAACGCAGCAAGGCCTGTCTCAGCAGGAGATCTCGGGCCTTCTTCGTCAACAAACGATCAGCGAACTGGAAGCGGCTAGCTTCACGGCCACCATCGATACCGTGAGGGATCTGGCCATTTCGCTGGGCATCAGCCCAGCTACCCTGTTCGCCATGGTCATTGCAGCGGAAAACCAACAGACGACTCACCAGGTGCTGATCGATGCAATCGTGGAAGCAGAGGCATTGGGGAGAGCCAACGAGATTATGGAACGGCGGCCTCGCGAGATTGAGCATCCGCGAGTGACTGCTGCTAGAGAGAAGTGGAAGGCGGTGCAGGCGCTGAAAAAAGACGGCCTCACCCAGGCTGAGGTGGCGCGTGCTCTGGGGTATTCGAAGGGCACTGTGTGGCGACTCTGGGAGCGAGAGCCAGGTAGCTGA
- a CDS encoding MFS transporter produces MSSPAISLQHSSRQVWSAVLAMSLCAFALVASEFLPVSLLTPIASDLSLTEGQAGQAISISGFLAVITSLLLSSLTQGIDRKPVLLATTVLMLVSGGMVAFAPNYLTLMVGRAVLGIAIGGYWSMSTAVMMRIAPEALVPKAIAVMQGGTALATAIAAPVGSYLGGMIGWRGAFFCVVPLAALALIWQAFTLPAMPSERTQVSATGSLRLLGDSKVALGMAAVAFLFMGQFTLFTYLRPFLETVTHVDVPTLSLLLLIIGVAGLVGTTFVGSFVSRNLNRILIGIPLIMTATAFAVIAVGSWVVPVAALLGLWGLVATCAPVGWFTWLAKALPHNAEAGGGLMVAVIQLAITAGATAGGMLYDGMGYQATFISSGIFLLIATTLSVVTNR; encoded by the coding sequence ATGAGCAGCCCAGCAATCTCCCTTCAACACTCAAGTCGTCAGGTCTGGAGCGCTGTCCTGGCGATGTCACTCTGTGCCTTCGCATTGGTGGCATCTGAATTCTTGCCGGTGAGCCTGCTCACGCCGATTGCATCCGATTTGTCATTGACTGAGGGGCAGGCCGGCCAGGCTATTTCCATCTCCGGCTTCCTTGCTGTCATCACAAGCTTGTTGCTCTCCAGCTTAACCCAGGGGATCGACCGCAAGCCTGTCCTGCTGGCCACAACGGTGCTCATGCTGGTTTCGGGTGGGATGGTGGCCTTTGCTCCGAACTATCTCACCTTGATGGTAGGGCGCGCCGTGCTTGGGATTGCCATTGGTGGTTATTGGTCGATGTCCACTGCAGTAATGATGCGCATCGCACCTGAAGCGCTCGTTCCGAAGGCCATTGCCGTTATGCAGGGCGGTACAGCGTTGGCCACGGCAATCGCAGCGCCAGTTGGAAGCTACCTAGGCGGCATGATTGGCTGGAGAGGGGCATTTTTTTGCGTCGTGCCATTGGCCGCATTGGCGTTGATCTGGCAAGCATTCACACTCCCGGCCATGCCGAGTGAGCGGACTCAAGTATCGGCCACCGGCTCCTTGCGTTTGCTGGGAGACAGCAAAGTCGCTCTCGGCATGGCTGCAGTAGCGTTTCTCTTCATGGGTCAGTTCACACTATTCACATATCTGCGACCCTTCCTGGAAACGGTCACGCATGTCGATGTGCCCACCCTCTCGCTCCTGCTCCTGATCATCGGTGTGGCAGGATTGGTGGGCACCACGTTTGTCGGCTCCTTCGTTAGCCGAAACCTGAATAGGATTTTGATAGGCATACCCTTGATCATGACTGCCACCGCATTTGCCGTGATCGCGGTTGGTAGCTGGGTGGTTCCGGTCGCCGCATTGTTGGGGCTGTGGGGGCTGGTTGCGACCTGCGCGCCTGTTGGGTGGTTCACTTGGTTGGCCAAAGCGCTGCCGCACAATGCAGAAGCCGGTGGTGGTTTGATGGTCGCGGTTATTCAGTTGGCGATCACTGCTGGTGCAACTGCAGGCGGGATGCTGTACGACGGCATGGGTTATCAGGCTACCTTCATCTCTAGCGGCATATTCTTGCTCATTGCAACCACACTCAGTGTTGTCACAAACCGATAG
- a CDS encoding nucleotidyltransferase family protein gives MKPTDAIRGKEGDIRRLIETYGFIEPKLFGSAVRGDDHDGSDLDLLATIPLAMAGKISLFDIAELEDELQAMLGVPVDLHVHNNMPEHLRPSIEREMVTL, from the coding sequence ATGAAGCCCACTGACGCCATACGAGGCAAGGAAGGGGACATCCGGCGCCTAATCGAGACCTATGGGTTCATAGAGCCCAAGCTCTTCGGCTCCGCCGTTCGAGGAGATGACCACGATGGGAGTGACCTCGATCTGCTCGCCACTATCCCTCTAGCAATGGCTGGCAAGATTTCCTTGTTCGACATCGCCGAGCTCGAGGATGAGCTCCAGGCCATGTTGGGTGTGCCGGTCGACTTGCACGTCCACAACAACATGCCTGAGCACCTCAGGCCATCCATCGAGCGTGAGATGGTTACGCTCTAG
- the hrpB gene encoding ATP-dependent helicase HrpB, with product MSSLPIDAALPDLREALANRNEVILEAPPGAGKTTRVPLALLNQPWLGDQKILMLEPRRLAARAAAERLASELGEKVGETVGYRIRLESKVGLRTQIEVVTEGILARRLQDDPALDGVGVVIFDEYHLRNLDSDLALALCLSARELLRDEPPLKLLLMSATLEGARLSKVLNDAPVVTSEGRMYPVSTAWGSPYQPGERIDARVTDTCLTAINEQSGSVLVFLPGQAEIRRVAEDLKEQLSSRPEVIVCPLYGDLDLNAQRAAIDPAPKGSRKIVLATNIAETSLTIEGVRVVVDSGLERVPKFDPRSGMTRLDTQRISKASATQRAGRAGRLEPGVCYRLWSESQHEQMAGYSTPEILQADLAALALQLARWGMKPEEMTWLDQPPSAPFGQARDLLKRLGALDDAGQLTPHGSAMSELPAHPRIAHMLIKGNAMGLDDLACNIAALLGEKDILRGAGADLHTRLSALSGEQHSRRSGGSLQRVKQSARQYRSLLRGSASRPVSEPDHPRWVGCLLSFAYPDRIGLQRRASASEYRLSNGRAAVFSEPDALTKHEWLVVADLGSRQGQREERIYLASDLDPALFDDQLADLVRSVDEVDWDEREGVLKAERQLKVGQLILSTKALPSLDEQTRSLALVNLVRRKGIELLPWNPELRQWQARVDLLRQLDIQNGQAESKWPDFSDANLLETLEDWLTPYLGKVTRLSHFSQLDLSSIVRNLLPWPLPQELEAQAPQAIQVPSGSNIRIDYSQHPPILAVRLQELFGLAETPRIAQGRQPLILHLLSPARRPVQVTQDLANFWRSTYVEVKKDLKGRYPKHHWPEDPLVAEATARAKPRKT from the coding sequence ATGAGTTCGTTACCAATCGATGCCGCTTTGCCAGACCTACGAGAGGCACTAGCCAACCGCAACGAAGTGATCCTTGAAGCACCACCTGGTGCGGGCAAGACCACTCGGGTGCCCCTGGCGCTGCTGAACCAACCTTGGCTTGGTGACCAGAAGATCCTGATGCTCGAACCTCGCCGCCTGGCTGCTCGGGCGGCTGCAGAGCGGTTGGCGAGTGAGCTGGGTGAGAAGGTTGGTGAGACCGTCGGCTACCGCATTCGTCTCGAAAGCAAAGTAGGCCTACGAACCCAGATCGAGGTGGTCACCGAAGGTATCCTGGCGCGCCGGCTCCAAGATGACCCTGCACTGGATGGTGTGGGCGTGGTCATCTTCGATGAGTACCACCTTCGGAACCTTGACTCTGACCTTGCACTGGCACTGTGCCTGAGTGCGCGTGAACTGCTGCGTGATGAGCCCCCGCTGAAGCTGCTCCTGATGTCCGCAACATTGGAGGGTGCTCGCCTTTCAAAGGTGCTGAATGATGCGCCTGTGGTCACCAGCGAAGGGCGGATGTATCCGGTCTCGACGGCTTGGGGTAGCCCCTATCAGCCGGGTGAGCGAATCGATGCGCGAGTCACAGACACCTGCTTGACCGCCATCAATGAACAGTCGGGAAGCGTTCTGGTTTTCCTCCCTGGGCAGGCAGAGATTCGGCGGGTGGCAGAAGACCTCAAGGAGCAGCTGAGCAGCCGTCCAGAGGTAATCGTATGCCCACTGTACGGTGACCTCGATCTGAACGCCCAGCGTGCCGCGATAGACCCAGCACCCAAGGGCTCCCGGAAGATCGTATTGGCAACGAACATCGCTGAGACCAGCTTGACCATCGAAGGCGTCAGGGTGGTGGTGGACAGTGGTCTCGAGCGAGTGCCGAAGTTCGATCCTCGCAGTGGCATGACCCGACTCGACACGCAGCGTATCTCGAAGGCCAGCGCTACCCAGCGTGCGGGTCGGGCAGGGCGCCTGGAGCCAGGCGTCTGCTATCGCCTATGGTCGGAGTCGCAGCACGAGCAAATGGCCGGCTACAGCACCCCAGAGATCCTGCAGGCGGATCTCGCAGCTCTGGCACTCCAGCTGGCCCGGTGGGGAATGAAACCGGAAGAGATGACCTGGCTCGACCAACCTCCATCAGCCCCTTTCGGCCAAGCCAGAGACCTGCTGAAGCGCCTGGGCGCACTCGACGATGCAGGACAGCTCACACCGCACGGCTCGGCCATGAGCGAGCTTCCAGCGCATCCACGGATCGCTCACATGCTCATCAAAGGCAATGCGATGGGCCTGGATGACCTGGCGTGCAACATCGCGGCGCTGCTCGGTGAGAAGGACATCCTGCGTGGAGCCGGTGCTGACCTCCACACCAGGCTGAGTGCCTTGTCAGGCGAGCAACATTCACGTCGTAGTGGTGGTTCCCTCCAGCGGGTGAAGCAGTCGGCTCGGCAGTACCGATCCCTGTTGCGAGGGAGCGCCTCCAGACCTGTCAGTGAGCCCGATCACCCAAGATGGGTAGGGTGCCTCCTGTCGTTCGCCTACCCTGATCGAATCGGCCTGCAGAGGCGTGCAAGTGCATCCGAATACCGTCTCTCCAACGGTCGGGCCGCGGTGTTCTCAGAGCCCGATGCTCTCACCAAGCACGAATGGCTGGTGGTGGCGGATCTGGGTAGCCGGCAAGGGCAGCGCGAAGAGCGGATCTACCTGGCGAGTGATCTCGATCCGGCCCTCTTCGATGACCAGCTGGCTGACCTTGTAAGATCTGTTGATGAAGTCGACTGGGACGAAAGGGAAGGGGTTCTGAAGGCTGAGCGGCAGTTGAAGGTTGGGCAACTCATCTTGTCGACAAAGGCCCTGCCGAGTCTTGATGAGCAAACCCGTTCGCTGGCCTTGGTCAACTTGGTGAGGCGCAAGGGCATTGAGCTCCTGCCTTGGAACCCTGAGCTACGGCAGTGGCAGGCGCGGGTCGATCTGCTGCGTCAGCTGGATATCCAGAATGGTCAGGCAGAGAGCAAATGGCCTGATTTCAGCGATGCCAATCTCCTCGAAACGCTCGAAGACTGGCTCACGCCGTACCTGGGTAAAGTTACAAGGCTCAGTCACTTCAGCCAGTTGGATCTGTCGTCGATAGTCAGGAACCTACTGCCGTGGCCGCTTCCGCAGGAGCTGGAAGCCCAGGCACCTCAGGCGATCCAGGTGCCGTCCGGATCGAATATCCGTATCGATTACTCGCAGCATCCGCCAATCCTCGCAGTACGGCTGCAGGAGCTGTTTGGTCTGGCAGAAACTCCTCGCATTGCCCAGGGCAGGCAGCCGCTGATTCTGCATCTTCTGTCGCCGGCTCGTAGGCCTGTGCAGGTCACCCAGGATCTCGCCAACTTCTGGCGCAGCACCTATGTCGAGGTGAAGAAGGATTTGAAGGGTAGATACCCCAAACATCATTGGCCTGAAGATCCATTGGTTGCTGAAGCGACTGCGAGAGCGAAGCCTAGAAAGACTTGA
- a CDS encoding LysR family transcriptional regulator: MKSGNLSDLVVFVTVARESNFTRAAARLGVSPSAVSQTVRGLEERLGVRLLTRTTRSVTRTEAGEKLLQDIAPLLDQIDGHLNGLTEFGQHPSGTVRITADEFAARHVLWPKLQPVIESYPDVTIELMTDYGLTDIVAERFDAGVRLGGIIDADMVAVPIGPPMRMVTVASPAYLKQYGVPRRPEELMAHRCINLRLPTHGGLYPWEFTNDGSEFRVRVQGPLVMNSSLQILDACLAGVGLAQVTDVHAQEHIGSGALQEVLADWSEFFPGYHLYYTTRRQQTAGFRVVLEALRSEEGLA; encoded by the coding sequence ATGAAATCAGGCAATCTGAGCGATCTGGTGGTCTTTGTGACCGTAGCCAGGGAGAGTAATTTCACCCGGGCAGCGGCACGATTGGGTGTGTCACCTTCAGCCGTTAGCCAGACAGTAAGGGGGCTCGAGGAACGTCTCGGTGTTCGCCTCCTCACCCGCACCACTAGGAGTGTTACGCGAACGGAGGCAGGGGAGAAACTGCTTCAAGATATCGCGCCGCTATTGGATCAGATCGATGGTCACCTGAATGGCCTCACCGAGTTCGGGCAACACCCCTCAGGGACGGTGCGGATCACAGCCGATGAGTTCGCCGCCCGCCATGTTCTATGGCCGAAACTACAGCCGGTGATCGAGTCCTACCCGGATGTCACGATTGAGTTGATGACCGATTACGGCCTGACTGACATCGTTGCCGAGCGATTCGATGCGGGTGTACGCCTGGGCGGCATCATCGATGCAGATATGGTGGCTGTGCCCATTGGGCCTCCCATGCGGATGGTTACCGTAGCCTCACCCGCCTACTTGAAGCAGTATGGAGTACCCCGCCGCCCCGAGGAGTTGATGGCCCACAGGTGTATCAACCTGCGGTTGCCTACGCACGGCGGCCTTTATCCTTGGGAATTCACCAATGATGGCAGCGAGTTTCGCGTTCGGGTGCAAGGGCCCCTGGTCATGAACAGTTCGTTGCAGATACTGGATGCCTGTCTAGCAGGGGTGGGTTTGGCCCAGGTGACCGATGTACACGCTCAGGAGCATATTGGCAGCGGTGCCCTTCAAGAGGTATTGGCTGATTGGTCGGAATTCTTCCCTGGTTATCATCTTTACTACACCACGCGCCGGCAGCAAACCGCTGGTTTCAGGGTTGTTCTTGAAGCACTCCGAAGTGAGGAGGGGCTTGCGTGA
- a CDS encoding AraC family transcriptional regulator, whose amino-acid sequence MPATALPPSRTNPRATLCRVIGAHAPTAGDFATSIAGLSVYRRNAPAPPITCIVEPSIVLVAQGAKEMVIGGDVFPYDTTRFLVTSLNIPANSAVTVASEEAPCLGLVFKLDLRTLAELIAQDGRPPASGQSFYTSAGVGGLGQKLLESFTRLIELLEEPDAIPVLWPLIQREIHYRLLLSDQAPLLRYIASVGSKGHRIAKAIDWMKLNYAEPLRVDELASKVQMGLSTFHHHFRQLTAMSPLQYQKWLRLNEAKRLMLNEHLDAATAAFKVGYESPSQFSREYGRQFGTPPKRDIAELRLGAERSASSLPIVP is encoded by the coding sequence ATGCCCGCAACCGCACTGCCGCCTTCACGCACGAACCCAAGGGCCACACTGTGTAGGGTCATCGGTGCCCACGCGCCCACCGCTGGAGATTTCGCGACGAGCATTGCAGGCCTAAGCGTCTATCGACGCAACGCACCAGCCCCACCGATTACGTGCATTGTCGAACCAAGCATCGTTTTGGTTGCGCAAGGGGCAAAGGAAATGGTTATCGGCGGTGACGTATTCCCATACGACACGACTCGTTTTCTGGTCACATCGCTAAACATTCCCGCCAACTCTGCGGTGACTGTGGCCAGCGAGGAAGCCCCCTGTCTTGGCTTGGTGTTCAAGCTCGATTTGCGCACACTGGCCGAATTGATCGCGCAAGATGGTCGCCCTCCTGCGAGCGGTCAGTCCTTTTACACCAGCGCTGGAGTTGGTGGACTGGGCCAGAAGCTATTGGAGAGCTTCACCCGCCTGATTGAACTGTTGGAGGAGCCCGATGCAATCCCGGTGCTTTGGCCCTTAATTCAGCGAGAGATCCATTATCGGTTGCTGCTAAGTGACCAAGCCCCTCTCCTGCGCTATATCGCCTCCGTTGGCAGCAAGGGTCATCGAATCGCAAAGGCCATCGACTGGATGAAGCTCAACTACGCCGAGCCTCTGCGGGTGGACGAGCTCGCCTCTAAGGTACAGATGGGCCTCTCCACATTCCATCATCACTTCCGGCAGCTCACCGCAATGAGTCCACTGCAGTACCAGAAATGGTTGAGGTTGAACGAAGCAAAACGCTTGATGCTCAACGAACACCTCGATGCAGCGACTGCCGCATTCAAGGTTGGCTACGAAAGTCCATCGCAGTTCAGCCGCGAGTACGGGCGCCAGTTCGGTACGCCTCCAAAACGCGATATTGCGGAACTGCGTTTAGGTGCGGAAAGGTCAGCTTCCTCCCTCCCCATCGTACCCTGA
- a CDS encoding cyclophilin-like fold protein codes for MQMSVGERHYKIRLADTEAARAFSALIPLTLEMADLNSNEKYVDLAVSLPKDASVPGTIKAGDVMLYGSKTLVIFYKTFNTPYSYTLIGNIENPDGLMQMLGSDDIRVDFSQH; via the coding sequence ATGCAGATGTCAGTAGGCGAGCGGCATTACAAAATCAGGTTGGCTGACACTGAGGCAGCTCGTGCCTTCTCCGCGTTGATACCCCTGACGCTTGAAATGGCCGATCTCAACAGTAACGAAAAGTATGTCGATCTCGCGGTATCACTCCCCAAGGATGCGAGCGTTCCAGGAACGATCAAGGCAGGGGACGTCATGCTGTATGGATCGAAGACCCTAGTAATCTTCTACAAGACATTCAATACGCCGTACTCTTACACCCTTATTGGAAACATTGAAAACCCCGACGGCCTGATGCAGATGCTTGGCAGTGACGATATCCGAGTCGATTTTTCCCAGCACTGA
- a CDS encoding DUF6957 family protein, with product MTDSSVEHELLQEGRVSSAGTSLSQPEIEALLAERFPRRPYCLVEDWILFLVDEPPESLARVRSLGLEPIFMYAHCVIYDEQGRFPPGGWVRSTLCKTYDGVCMFETRNTVYVLVGPGREQTASLKTIFSLC from the coding sequence GTGACTGATAGCTCTGTAGAGCACGAGCTGCTCCAGGAAGGGCGCGTCTCTTCCGCTGGGACGTCACTGTCCCAACCCGAAATTGAGGCACTGCTTGCCGAGCGCTTTCCTCGCAGGCCGTATTGCTTGGTTGAGGACTGGATCCTCTTCCTCGTGGATGAGCCACCTGAGTCTTTGGCCAGGGTGCGATCTTTGGGCCTTGAGCCGATCTTCATGTACGCCCACTGCGTCATCTATGACGAGCAGGGCCGATTCCCACCTGGGGGATGGGTGCGCTCGACGCTGTGCAAGACCTACGACGGCGTGTGCATGTTCGAAACGCGCAACACCGTGTACGTCCTGGTTGGCCCTGGTCGTGAGCAGACCGCCTCGCTGAAGACAATATTTAGCTTATGTTGA
- a CDS encoding (R)-mandelonitrile lyase, protein MADNNLSSAAMQVHRAGSANAIQGPAEWFTGQVRIDRVFTAPAPARVGVAVVNFEPGARTHWHTHPLGQALLVTEGVGWTQCEDGPKTEIRVGDLIWCNCGRRHWHGATDTTAMQHVAINEYMDGKAVDWLEPVTDVVFLSGSVEKG, encoded by the coding sequence ATGGCGGACAACAACCTTTCCAGCGCGGCCATGCAAGTCCACCGTGCAGGCTCGGCCAATGCGATCCAAGGGCCTGCTGAATGGTTCACGGGGCAAGTACGCATCGACCGCGTCTTCACAGCGCCTGCCCCCGCTCGAGTTGGCGTTGCAGTGGTTAACTTCGAGCCAGGTGCTCGTACCCACTGGCACACTCATCCTTTGGGCCAAGCCTTGCTGGTTACCGAGGGGGTGGGTTGGACGCAATGTGAAGATGGCCCGAAGACCGAGATTCGCGTAGGCGATCTGATCTGGTGCAACTGCGGACGCCGACACTGGCATGGCGCGACCGATACTACGGCTATGCAGCATGTCGCGATCAATGAATATATGGATGGCAAGGCCGTAGATTGGCTGGAGCCAGTGACTGACGTTGTCTTCCTGAGTGGCTCGGTGGAAAAAGGCTGA
- a CDS encoding alpha/beta hydrolase has product MKSLFVTFALMASSLTAGAADMSHGANNFYQSEQVSLERVTFKNQFQMTTVGNLYLPKKQSVNAKHPAIIVGHPMGAVKEQSSNLYAQKLAEQGFVTLAIDLSFWGESDGRPRNLVSPDIYAEDFSAAVDYLSAQGFVDRSRIGVLGICGSGSFAISAAKIDPRMKAIATVSMYDMGAANRNGLKHGVSVEQRKKAIAEAVAQRDVEFAGGETKYTSGTVDQLTESSNAIEREFYDFYRTPRGEFTPKGLSPLLTTHPTLTSNVRFMNFYPFNDIETISPRPMLFIAGEEAHSREFSEEAYRLAGEPKELVIVPGAGHVDLYDRVELIPFSKLTTFFRENLK; this is encoded by the coding sequence ATGAAGTCTTTGTTCGTTACGTTTGCCTTGATGGCCAGTTCACTCACTGCGGGAGCCGCCGATATGTCCCATGGGGCCAACAATTTCTATCAGAGTGAGCAGGTTTCACTCGAGCGCGTCACCTTCAAGAACCAGTTCCAGATGACCACTGTCGGAAATCTGTATCTGCCGAAAAAACAGAGCGTGAATGCTAAGCATCCCGCAATCATCGTTGGACACCCGATGGGTGCGGTAAAGGAGCAAAGCTCGAACCTTTATGCCCAAAAGCTGGCAGAGCAGGGCTTCGTGACCCTGGCCATCGATCTGTCGTTCTGGGGTGAAAGTGACGGGCGTCCACGCAATCTGGTGTCGCCGGACATCTATGCCGAAGACTTCAGTGCGGCGGTCGACTATCTCAGTGCCCAAGGGTTCGTTGATCGGAGCCGTATTGGCGTGCTGGGTATCTGTGGAAGCGGCAGCTTCGCCATCAGTGCTGCGAAAATTGATCCACGCATGAAAGCGATTGCCACGGTCAGCATGTACGACATGGGGGCCGCCAACCGCAATGGACTCAAGCATGGCGTCTCGGTCGAACAGCGCAAAAAGGCTATCGCCGAAGCAGTAGCCCAGCGTGATGTCGAGTTTGCCGGAGGCGAAACCAAGTACACCAGTGGCACAGTGGATCAGCTAACAGAGAGCTCTAATGCCATTGAGCGGGAGTTTTACGACTTTTACCGCACACCTCGTGGTGAGTTCACACCCAAAGGGTTGTCGCCGCTTCTGACGACCCACCCGACTCTGACCAGTAACGTCAGGTTCATGAACTTCTATCCGTTCAATGACATCGAGACGATCTCGCCTCGTCCAATGTTGTTCATCGCAGGAGAAGAAGCTCATTCCCGTGAGTTTAGCGAGGAGGCGTATCGCCTTGCCGGCGAACCCAAGGAGTTGGTAATCGTGCCAGGCGCAGGCCATGTCGATCTCTATGACCGCGTTGAACTGATCCCCTTCAGCAAGCTGACCACCTTCTTCCGAGAAAACCTCAAGTAA
- a CDS encoding carboxymuconolactone decarboxylase family protein → MNNTAGRVLSKWINAGIATTFMIGLGATEMALSDPIGKRNVMSHPISSKSNSKVLNEAQQAVVVVAALAAVGDAPRLKTALDQALDLKLTVSELREVLVQLYAYAGFPRSLNALTELMQVLDSRKQRGIFDDPGREPIRPIPQGDALLAAGTANQTKLSGSAVEGALFDFAPIANQYLRTHLFGDIFERDTLDWKTRELATVGMLSALAGVEPQLQAHMRISTNTGVTISQLRHLCQTLSDRVDTQSGDRAANALEKHLARTAKG, encoded by the coding sequence ATGAACAATACAGCGGGCCGCGTGCTCAGTAAGTGGATCAATGCCGGAATAGCAACCACATTCATGATTGGACTAGGCGCTACGGAGATGGCCTTGTCTGATCCAATCGGAAAGCGCAATGTCATGAGCCACCCCATTTCATCCAAATCCAATTCCAAGGTGCTGAACGAAGCACAACAAGCGGTTGTCGTCGTAGCCGCGCTTGCTGCTGTTGGTGACGCGCCCCGTTTGAAAACTGCTCTGGATCAGGCGTTGGATTTGAAACTCACGGTCAGCGAACTGCGTGAGGTTCTCGTACAACTCTACGCCTATGCCGGCTTCCCCCGATCTCTGAACGCGCTGACGGAGCTGATGCAAGTCTTGGACTCACGTAAACAGCGCGGCATCTTTGACGATCCAGGTCGCGAACCTATCCGTCCAATACCTCAAGGTGACGCACTGCTGGCCGCTGGAACCGCTAACCAGACGAAGTTGTCGGGTTCAGCGGTTGAGGGGGCCCTGTTCGATTTTGCCCCGATAGCTAACCAATACCTCCGCACTCACCTGTTTGGTGACATATTCGAACGAGATACCTTGGATTGGAAGACGCGTGAGCTGGCCACAGTGGGAATGCTTTCCGCGCTTGCGGGAGTCGAGCCACAGCTTCAGGCGCATATGCGAATTAGCACAAATACAGGAGTCACGATTTCGCAGCTACGCCATCTCTGTCAAACCTTGAGTGACCGTGTGGACACTCAGTCCGGTGATCGAGCCGCAAATGCTCTAGAAAAACACCTGGCAAGAACTGCCAAGGGATGA